Proteins encoded by one window of Bacillales bacterium:
- a CDS encoding histidine phosphatase family protein, with the protein MQAVLIRHLPTAWNRAGRLQGRRDEPVEKGAVQAECGKIAEQKRTLATLGPFDKIIVSSLRRTRQTAEVYGYSDPVVEPLLDELDFGPFEGKRKSELIEAYGERWLHQPRSLVLGEPLIDFERRVIRVLRRHAGVDRLLLFGHGSWIRACLSIQQYGDVNKMNEIRLKNNELVHLPSITTGMKGGSVIEGPYNV; encoded by the coding sequence GTGCAAGCCGTCCTGATTCGCCATTTGCCGACCGCATGGAACAGAGCGGGACGGCTGCAAGGCAGGCGGGACGAACCGGTTGAGAAGGGAGCTGTTCAGGCAGAATGCGGCAAGATCGCCGAACAAAAGCGGACGCTTGCGACGTTAGGTCCGTTTGATAAAATTATTGTGAGCTCATTGCGACGGACACGGCAAACCGCGGAAGTTTACGGGTATTCCGATCCGGTTGTGGAACCGCTCTTAGACGAACTGGATTTCGGGCCGTTCGAAGGAAAACGAAAAAGCGAACTGATCGAGGCATACGGCGAACGTTGGCTGCACCAGCCGCGGTCGCTCGTTCTCGGCGAGCCGCTCATCGATTTTGAACGCCGGGTGATCCGGGTGCTTCGCCGCCATGCGGGAGTCGATCGCCTGTTGCTGTTCGGTCACGGATCATGGATTCGGGCCTGCTTATCGATTCAACAATACGGAGATGTAAACAAAATGAACGAGATCCGGCTGAAAAACAACGAACTCGTGCATCTCCCTTCCATAACCACCGGAATGAAAGGAGGCTCCGTCATTGAAGGGCCGTATAACGTATGA
- a CDS encoding phosphoadenylyl-sulfate reductase gives MTYETWDEEAVGAIGGQWKDSVDVLDWSYREFGDDIVYACSFGAEGVVLTDLISQVRPDAEIVFLDTGLHFKETYELIENVKDRYPTLNIRLKKPNLSLAAQAEQYGDQLWKRDANLCCHLRKIKPLTEVLQGKKAWISGVRREQSPHREQLDFINKDDKFKLIKICPLIHWTWEGVWQYIRSRDLPYNELHDRGYPSIGCMPCTMPASYDRDLRSGRWAGMEKTECGLHQ, from the coding sequence ATAACGTATGAGACGTGGGATGAAGAAGCCGTCGGCGCGATCGGCGGCCAATGGAAAGACAGCGTCGACGTGCTCGATTGGAGTTATCGGGAATTCGGAGACGACATTGTTTACGCATGTAGTTTCGGAGCCGAGGGCGTAGTGTTAACGGATTTGATCAGCCAAGTTCGCCCCGATGCCGAAATCGTGTTCTTGGATACAGGATTGCACTTTAAAGAAACGTATGAGCTGATTGAAAACGTGAAAGACCGCTACCCGACATTAAACATTCGCTTAAAGAAGCCGAATTTGTCGCTGGCGGCGCAAGCTGAGCAATACGGCGACCAGCTTTGGAAGCGCGATGCCAATCTTTGCTGCCATTTGCGCAAAATCAAGCCGTTGACAGAAGTGTTGCAAGGCAAAAAGGCTTGGATTTCCGGAGTGCGACGCGAGCAATCGCCGCACCGGGAACAACTCGATTTCATCAACAAGGACGACAAGTTCAAACTCATAAAAATTTGCCCGCTCATTCACTGGACTTGGGAAGGCGTCTGGCAATACATTCGAAGCCGCGACTTGCCGTACAATGAACTGCACGACCGGGGCTATCCAAGCATCGGCTGCATGCCATGCACGATGCCGGCATCCTACGACCGCGATTTGCGTTCCGGACGCTGGGCCGGCATGGAGAAAACCGAATGCGGGTTGCATCAATGA
- a CDS encoding YitT family protein, with the protein MKEFAETPEIFTRMGWITCGGMLQGMSMALFLFPHHIPSGGAAGLAILLNHFLHLPLGIALWFVNFSMLLFAIHWFGIPWTLRTMYAVTVTSLTIGFFDRFTDMPHVHLGIDLLAGSILFGLGVGLMIKYGASSGGMVIPALAIAAYRREPPGRTMFWMNLGVFLLTATVIDFKIVLFAVTCEWASTKIIDGVNAP; encoded by the coding sequence ATGAAAGAATTCGCGGAAACGCCCGAAATTTTCACAAGAATGGGTTGGATTACGTGCGGCGGCATGCTTCAAGGCATGTCGATGGCGCTTTTCCTATTCCCGCATCACATCCCGTCCGGCGGCGCAGCCGGACTCGCCATTCTCTTGAACCATTTCCTGCACTTGCCGCTCGGCATCGCACTTTGGTTCGTCAACTTCTCGATGCTTTTGTTTGCCATCCATTGGTTCGGCATCCCGTGGACGTTGCGCACGATGTACGCCGTCACCGTGACGTCGCTCACCATCGGTTTTTTTGACCGATTTACGGACATGCCCCACGTTCATCTCGGAATCGATTTGCTCGCCGGCAGCATTTTATTCGGCCTCGGCGTCGGCCTCATGATCAAATACGGGGCCTCCAGCGGCGGCATGGTCATCCCCGCCCTCGCAATCGCCGCCTACCGCCGCGAGCCTCCCGGCCGCACGATGTTCTGGATGAACCTCGGCGTGTTCTTGCTCACGGCTACGGTCATCGACTTCAAAATCGTCTTATTCGCCGTCACTTGCGAATGGGCTTCCACGAAGATCATCGACGGAGTCAACGCCCCTTGA